From Zingiber officinale cultivar Zhangliang chromosome 5B, Zo_v1.1, whole genome shotgun sequence, the proteins below share one genomic window:
- the LOC121987632 gene encoding protein SAR DEFICIENT 1-like — MELECFHRLSQSLHAKLPQTLHQFPPVIFYSILRTSIHERKSQEARTASFLSASSLMQKNSTTNNLEEPAVGLTRSMQKYVSSALEPMLRRVVREEVERRLIDSMKKELHRSPRMEPSPIIALMQLSFTKPLSLSIYTKASIKDRDNNTLQIQLVPRESSGPINIMPHLEVEIVVLDGDFPGGVDADWTSEDFESHIVKERKGKRPLLVGDCKVTVLQGSPASVHKLEFTDNSSWVRSRHFRLGARVISPESYRGPIRIKEAITDRFTVLDHRGELNKKHHPPSLDDRVWRLKNIGKNGIFDKRLADAGIRTVQDLLKLSMLDMQRLRQIMGGGHGMSDSTWEATISHARCCEMGKEVYLYHGQLLTLVLSPIGEVKGAVVNGWVYPLQQLPHQYMLIVERLVQEAYSNWDKLEKVDETSLANAVTL, encoded by the exons ATGGAGCTGGAATGCTTCCATCGACTTTCCCAGTCACTCCATGCGAAACTTCCTCAAACCTTGCACCAGTTTCCTCCTGTCATCTTCTACAGCATTTTAAGGACCTCGATCCATGAACGTAAATCGCAAGAAGCTCGCACTGCTTCCTTCCTTTCAGCCTCTTCACTGATGCAGAAGAACAGCACTACTAATAATTTGGAGGAGCCTGCAGTTGGCTTAACAAGATCCATGCAGAAGTACGTGAGCTCTGCGCTGGAGCCAATGCTTCGCCGAGTG GTGCGTGAAGAGGTTGAACGCCGACTCATCGACTCGATGAAGAAGGAACTACACag GTCTCCGCGGATGGAGCCATCACCAATCATAGCATTGATGCAGCTCTCCTTCACGAAGCCACTCTCCCTCTCCATCTACACCAAAGCCAGCATCAAAGACAGGGACAACAACACCCTACAAATCCAACTCGTCCCACGCGAATCGTCGGGGCCGATAAACATCATGCCTCATCTCGAGGTAGAGATCGTCGTCCTCGACGGTGACTTCCCCGGCGGTGTCGACGCCGATTGGACCTCTGAAGATTTTGAAAGTCACATTGTGAAAGAGCGCAAGGGGAAGAGACCACTACTCGTAGGGGACTGCAAGGTCACAGTTCTGCAAGGCTCGCCGGCCTCGGTCCACAAGCTCGAGTTCACCGACAATTCGAGCTGGGTTCGGTCTCGACACTTTAGGCTCGGAGCGAGAGTGATCAGTCCTGAGAGCTACCGAGGGCCAATTAGGATCAAAGAAGCAATCACCGACCGGTTCACGGTGTTAGATCACAGAGGAGAAT TGAACAAGAAGCACCATCCTCCGAGTTTGGATGACAGAGTGTGGAGATTAAAGAACATCGGGAAGAATGGAATATTCGACAAAAGGCTTGCCGATGCAGGAATCAGAACAGTGCAAGACTTGTTGAAGCTATCCATGCTCGATATGCAACGACTTCGACAG ATTATGGGAGGTGGGCATGGGATGTCGGACAGTACGTGGGAAGCAACGATAAGCCATGCAAGGTGCTGCGAAATGGGGAAGGAGGTGTATTTGTACCACGGTCAACTTCTCACGTTAGTTTTGAGCCCAATTGGGGAAGTCAAAGGAGCCGTAGTCAACGGATGGGTTTACCCTCTACAACAACTCCCTCATCAGTATATG TTAATTGTGGAAAGGCTGGTCCAAGAGGCGTACAGTAATTGGGACAAGCTGGAGAAAGTGGATGAGACATCACTCGCTAACGCCGTTACACTCTAG
- the LOC121987633 gene encoding ethylene-responsive transcription factor 3-like, which yields MEVKKEEGRRNNMSGKARSVLRGINTALAETHSHRLEMAVETLWLSKEGFSPPAAAKDADGKQERFRGVRKRPWGRFAAEIRDPWKKTRKWLGTFDTAEEAAQAYDEAARSLRGPKAKTNFGFSAAEQRVGPGLGQVRRGFAPPAIGPDLVLRPAWETEASRVPEFSGYRFEEVKMVVRGVQERRKMTTAEEDQAATATKKKKKPFAFDLNLPPPCHLI from the coding sequence atggaGGTGAAAAAAGAGGAAGGCAGGCGAAACAACATGTCGGGGAAAGCGAGATCGgttcttcgcggtataaatacCGCCCTCGCGGAGACCCACAGCCATCGCCTCGAGATGGCGGTGGAGACGCTGTGGCTGAGCAAGGAGGGGTTCTCTCCGCCGGCGGCGGCGAAGGATGCGGATGGGAAGCAGGAGCGGTTCCGCGGGGTGCGGAAGCGGCCGTGGGGCAGGTTCGCGGCGGAGATCCGCGACCCGTGGAAGAAGACGCGGAAGTGGCTGGGGACGTTTGACACGGCGGAGGAGGCGGCCCAGGCGTACGACGAGGCCGCGCGCAGCCTCCGGGGGCCGAAGGCCAAGACCAACTTCGGGTTCTCCGCCGCTGAGCAACGCGTGGGGCCAGGTCTCGGGCAGGTGAGACGGGGCTTCGCGCCGCCGGCGATCGGACCAGATCTGGTCCTCCGACCGGCGTGGGAGACCGAGGCCTCGCGCGTGCCGGAGTTCTCCGGGTACAGATTTGAGGAGGTGAAGATGGTCGTGAGGGGCGTGCAAGAGAGGCGGAAGATGACGACGGCCGAGGAAGACCAGGCGGCAACGGCgacgaagaagaaaaagaaacccTTCGCCTTCGATCTCAACTTGCCACCTCCCTGCCATTTGATTTAG